One Plasmodium coatneyi strain Hackeri chromosome 14, complete sequence genomic window carries:
- a CDS encoding Replication factor C subunit 4, with the protein MEEDSFKNRLLKRNIDIWIEKYRPENLDDVVGNPFVINTLKSIIVSGNMPNLLLAGAPGTGKTTSILCLASEMLGSQAKKAVLELNASDDRGINVIRDRIKSFAKEIISLPPGKHKIIILDEVDSMTTAAQQSLRRIMELYSDTTRFALACNQSEKIIDALQSRCAIIRYFKLSDDQVLKRIVKICQMENIKYTDDGLETLTFIADGDLRKAVNCLQSTYAGLEVINKENVLNICDIPSPERIESLLKFCVNSEWKKAHDIAYDMIREGHTPFDVALTSSNVLRRYDLGSEAVQIEFLKIGAMACNTMASGLASVIQLDRLLADWCIAAKAFRTKC; encoded by the exons ATGGAGGAAGATTCCTTTAAGAACAGACTGCTGAAGCGCAACATCGACATATGGATAGAGAAGTACCGCCCGGAAAACCTAGACGATGTAGTGGGAAACCCCTTTGTCATAAATACACTCAAGAGCATCATTGTGTCGGGGAATATGCCCAACCTCCTCCTAGCG GGTGCCCCGGGGACTGGAAAAACGACGAGCATTCTCTGCTTGGCCAGCGAAATGTTAGGATCTCAAGCGAAGAAAGCCGTCCTGGAATTGAACGCCTCAGATGACAGAGGAATTAACGTAATCAGAGACAGAATAAAAAGTTTCGCAAAGGAAATTATAAGTCTCCCCCCAGGAAAacacaaaattattatacTGGACGAAGTAGACTCCATGACCACAGCTGCACAACAGTCATTAAGAAGAATCATGGAGCTGTACTCGGACACCACAAGATTTGCTTTAGCTTGTAACCAGTCTGAGAAAATAATTGACGCGCTTCAAAGCAGATGTGCCATTATACGGTACTTTAAATTATCAGATGATCAGGTTTTGAAGcgaattgtaaaaatatgccaaatggaaaacataaaatacaCAGACGATGGGTTGGAAACCCTCACCTTTATAGCAGATGGGGACTTGCGAAAAGCAGTCAATTGTCTGCAGTCCACTTATGCTGGGTTAGAAGTTataaacaaagaaaatgtgCTAAATATATGTGATATTCCTTCTCCTGAAAGAATTGAAAGTTTACTAAAATTTTGCGTAAACAGTGAGTGGAAAAAGGCACATGACATTGCGTATGACATGATCAGGGAAGGACACACCCCTTTCGACGTTGCTTTAACGTCTTCCAATGTGTTGAGGAGATACGACTTAGGCTCCGAAGCTGTGCAAATcgagtttttaaaaattggtgCCATGGCTTGTAACACCATGGCCAGTGGTCTGGCCAGCGTTATCCAGCTGGATAGGTTGCTCGCCGACTGGTGCATAGCAGCCAAGGCGTTCCGCACCAAGTGCTAg